The Dehalogenimonas sp. 4OHTPN genome window below encodes:
- a CDS encoding division/cell wall cluster transcriptional repressor MraZ, translating into MFFGEFHYKIDEKGRLPVPPRFRPQLKDGVILSPGPDGNLNAYSAEAWHQFTAAISTATTSHSKLRKLKRTVFGQAFPALMDNQGRLALPEPLRIGAGIGSDAVVVGVSDHLEIWDKAAWDTEKAEDLAQAWQIMESLEKRA; encoded by the coding sequence ATAAGATTGACGAAAAGGGTCGGCTTCCTGTGCCGCCCCGCTTCCGGCCGCAGCTAAAGGACGGAGTTATCCTATCCCCCGGACCTGACGGCAATCTCAACGCCTACTCCGCCGAGGCGTGGCATCAGTTTACGGCGGCGATTTCCACCGCTACCACGAGCCATTCCAAATTACGCAAGCTGAAGCGCACCGTTTTCGGGCAAGCCTTTCCAGCTTTAATGGACAACCAGGGCCGTTTGGCGCTGCCTGAACCGCTCCGAATCGGCGCCGGCATCGGCTCGGATGCAGTGGTGGTCGGCGTTTCCGACCACCTTGAGATTTGGGACAAAGCGGCTTGGGACACCGAGAAGGCGGAGGACCTGGCCCAGGCCTGGCAAATTATGGAAAGCCTCGAGAAGCGCGCATGA
- the rsmH gene encoding 16S rRNA (cytosine(1402)-N(4))-methyltransferase RsmH — protein MKDMLHIPVMLEETLQALAVGPGGRYIDGTVGAGGHASAILELSAPGGQLLGFDADPASLAVARQNLRYSEGSYLLVNRNFDQMEAVARSNDFYPVHGVLLDLGLVSMQLTEAGRGFSFQHGQPLDMRFSPEQKLTAADIINTYAEADIADILWRYGEERKSRIIARRIVEHRPFKTTTELAAMISRAVGRHEDIHPATRSFQALRIAVNDELANLERALNQATRLLGFGGRLVVISYHSLEDRIVKRFMQQESAECICPPELPECRCGHAARLRLLNRKVITPSPEEIRDNPRSRSAKLRAAERILSREEAAPLETHFFLSPKQPVIAEEHSEVGSLTPEPSGTPLRRRLAM, from the coding sequence ATGAAGGACATGCTTCATATTCCGGTGATGCTGGAGGAAACGCTTCAAGCCCTGGCGGTCGGGCCGGGCGGCCGTTATATTGACGGGACGGTCGGCGCCGGGGGTCACGCCAGCGCTATTCTGGAACTTTCGGCGCCGGGCGGACAACTTCTGGGGTTCGACGCCGATCCGGCCAGCCTGGCGGTCGCCCGCCAGAACCTGCGGTATTCCGAAGGCTCGTATTTACTGGTCAACCGCAACTTCGACCAGATGGAAGCGGTGGCCCGCAGCAACGACTTCTACCCGGTTCACGGCGTACTCCTCGATCTGGGATTGGTATCGATGCAGCTGACCGAAGCCGGGCGCGGCTTTTCTTTCCAGCACGGCCAGCCGCTGGATATGAGATTCTCGCCGGAGCAGAAACTCACCGCCGCCGACATCATCAACACCTATGCCGAAGCCGACATCGCCGATATCCTGTGGCGCTACGGTGAAGAACGGAAGAGCCGGATTATCGCCCGGCGCATCGTCGAGCATCGGCCTTTCAAGACAACCACTGAACTAGCAGCTATGATCTCGCGGGCTGTCGGCCGGCACGAGGACATTCACCCGGCCACCCGCAGTTTCCAGGCACTCAGGATCGCGGTCAATGATGAACTGGCAAACCTGGAGCGCGCTTTGAACCAGGCGACCAGGCTGCTTGGCTTTGGTGGGCGCCTGGTGGTTATTTCGTATCACTCCCTTGAGGATCGTATCGTCAAGCGCTTCATGCAGCAGGAATCGGCTGAGTGCATCTGCCCGCCGGAACTGCCGGAGTGCCGCTGCGGGCATGCGGCCCGGCTGCGGCTTCTGAATAGGAAGGTGATTACACCTTCGCCGGAAGAGATACGGGACAACCCGCGAAGCCGCAGCGCCAAGCTGCGGGCGGCGGAACGGATTCTAAGCCGTGAGGAGGCCGCGCCGCTCGAGACGCATTTTTTTCTGAGTCCAAAACAACCCGTGATAGCCGAAGAGCATAGTGAGGTGGGCAGCCTAACCCCTGAACCCTCAGGGACCCCCTTGAGAAGGAGGTTGGCGATGTGA
- the ftsA gene encoding cell division protein FtsA yields MKRRVITAIDVGTTKICTAIAEITENGSTQVIGVGITPSHGLHKGLVVNINDAAASIKESIRKAEQAANYKVESAYVGVTGRHVSSVNNKGVVAITRNDRLVRPDDLKRVLSSAQSIKVPNDRKLLHVIPRQYAVDGQVGVRNPVGMHGFRLDVETHVITAAAASVQNLVKCIRGLGIEIDDLVLEPLASSEAVLTEDEKQVGVVLADIGGGTTDVCIFKDGAIWHTAILPVAGYQLTRDVAIGLGLPFDVAEEMKKRYGSCMPVYESRMEQSPISEDGHGISYQDLCDILRARIEEITRLILLELPRSDYESVVPAGIVFTGGSSNIAGLETLGRDISRLPVRVGMPGNIYGLTDALRDPAYATGVGLLLWGAKNAPKKQSWGGFGFFNRMKGMLSKFFGNN; encoded by the coding sequence ATGAAACGCAGGGTAATTACGGCGATTGACGTCGGTACAACTAAGATTTGTACCGCCATCGCTGAAATCACCGAGAACGGCTCAACGCAGGTAATCGGCGTCGGTATCACCCCGTCGCACGGCTTGCATAAGGGTCTGGTGGTCAATATCAACGATGCCGCGGCATCGATCAAGGAATCAATCAGGAAGGCTGAACAAGCCGCCAATTACAAGGTCGAAAGCGCCTATGTCGGCGTTACCGGCCGGCACGTCAGCTCGGTCAACAACAAGGGCGTGGTGGCCATCACCCGCAACGACCGGTTGGTACGCCCTGATGACCTAAAGCGCGTGCTTTCCAGCGCCCAGTCCATCAAAGTCCCCAATGACCGCAAATTGCTCCACGTTATCCCCCGCCAGTACGCCGTCGACGGCCAGGTGGGCGTCAGGAATCCGGTGGGCATGCACGGCTTCCGCCTGGACGTGGAAACGCACGTCATCACCGCGGCTGCCGCCTCAGTCCAGAACCTGGTCAAATGCATCCGCGGACTGGGCATCGAGATCGATGATCTCGTCCTGGAGCCGCTGGCTTCGTCCGAGGCGGTGTTGACCGAGGACGAAAAACAGGTCGGCGTCGTTCTAGCCGACATCGGCGGCGGTACAACCGACGTCTGCATCTTCAAAGACGGCGCCATCTGGCACACCGCAATTTTACCGGTAGCCGGTTACCAGCTCACCCGCGACGTGGCTATCGGCCTTGGCTTGCCGTTTGACGTAGCCGAAGAGATGAAGAAGCGCTACGGTTCCTGCATGCCTGTCTACGAGAGCCGGATGGAGCAGAGCCCCATCTCCGAAGACGGCCACGGCATCTCTTACCAGGACCTGTGCGACATCCTGCGTGCCCGTATCGAAGAGATCACCAGGTTGATCCTGCTCGAACTCCCCCGCTCGGACTACGAAAGTGTCGTACCGGCGGGCATCGTCTTCACCGGCGGTTCGTCCAACATCGCCGGCCTGGAAACGCTGGGCCGGGATATCTCCCGCCTGCCGGTCAGGGTCGGTATGCCGGGTAATATCTACGGTCTGACCGATGCCCTGAGAGACCCGGCTTATGCCACCGGCGTCGGTCTTCTGCTCTGGGGCGCCAAAAACGCGCCGAAAAAACAGAGCTGGGGCGGTTTCGGTTTCTTCAACCGGATGAAAGGCATGCTTTCAAAATTCTTCGGCAATAACTAG
- the ftsZ gene encoding cell division protein FtsZ, giving the protein MAKTSYVPNPARIKVFGCGGGGCNAITRMVREEIQGVEFIALNTDAQALAITEAPVRVQLGERVTRGLGAGGDHTMGQKAAEESRDDIRELVGGSDMVFVTAGMGGGTGTGSAPIVAEEAKKSGALTIAVVTKPFGFEGSHRTKTAKEGIQKLLGKVDTLIIIPNDRLLELCDAKTGVDAAFKMADDVLRHGVQAISEVITVPGTINLDFADVKAVMKDAGPAWMSIGRGTGKNRAMDAAREALASPLLDVSVTGSRGVLFNIVGPSDLSLFEVNEAAEVIRKSVDPDANIIFGVGTNSNMGSDVRITLIATGFHTNTEDGGMDDELTNQLRGIKSEDELDVPSFLRRPLFSQNRAPAPETVRSNRPPVRNSWR; this is encoded by the coding sequence ATGGCTAAGACGAGCTACGTTCCCAATCCGGCCAGGATCAAGGTTTTCGGCTGCGGCGGCGGCGGCTGCAATGCTATTACCCGCATGGTTCGGGAAGAGATCCAGGGCGTTGAATTCATCGCATTGAATACCGACGCCCAGGCTTTGGCGATCACCGAAGCTCCGGTTCGCGTTCAGTTGGGTGAAAGGGTTACCCGCGGCCTCGGCGCCGGCGGCGACCACACCATGGGTCAAAAGGCAGCTGAGGAGTCCCGGGATGACATCCGCGAATTGGTTGGCGGTTCCGATATGGTCTTCGTCACCGCCGGCATGGGCGGCGGCACCGGTACTGGTTCTGCCCCTATAGTCGCTGAAGAGGCCAAGAAGAGCGGCGCCCTGACCATCGCCGTAGTTACCAAACCTTTTGGCTTTGAGGGTTCGCACCGCACCAAGACTGCCAAAGAGGGCATCCAGAAATTGCTTGGCAAAGTCGATACCCTGATCATCATCCCGAACGATCGACTGCTAGAACTGTGCGATGCCAAAACCGGCGTCGATGCCGCCTTCAAGATGGCGGATGACGTGCTGCGCCATGGTGTCCAGGCTATTTCCGAGGTTATCACCGTTCCGGGCACCATCAACCTGGACTTCGCCGATGTCAAAGCGGTGATGAAGGATGCCGGGCCAGCCTGGATGAGCATTGGACGCGGCACCGGCAAGAACCGCGCTATGGATGCCGCCCGTGAGGCTTTGGCCTCCCCGCTGCTGGATGTCTCGGTAACCGGTTCCCGCGGCGTCCTGTTCAACATTGTCGGCCCCTCCGACCTGTCCCTCTTCGAGGTCAATGAAGCCGCTGAGGTCATCCGTAAATCAGTTGATCCTGATGCCAATATCATCTTCGGCGTGGGCACCAATAGCAATATGGGCAGTGATGTCCGCATCACCCTTATCGCCACCGGTTTCCACACCAATACTGAGGACGGCGGTATGGACGACGAACTGACCAACCAGCTGCGCGGCATCAAGAGCGAGGATGAATTAGATGTCCCGTCCTTCCTGCGCCGCCCGCTGTTTTCCCAGAATCGGGCCCCGGCCCCTGAAACCGTAAGGTCCAATCGGCCGCCGGTTCGCAATTCCTGGCGGTAA
- the hpt gene encoding hypoxanthine phosphoribosyltransferase, giving the protein MPEIKKQDYCKALRQAITAASSSNSLKNKLTALTRITSRCFGAGSAVALLDATGSRLIHTAHSRLPPFYIQKGLIDARKSLNETALEEIVHIKDAKSDSRVEYPEPAAKAGIVAIVGVPVFTLGRCTGTLRVYFQDTASLTTQDMSFLKAIAQLAGMTLAHQPEERTGQTKDASVVTKPSELVNFAHPSEAEFAHILDFYGVPWFYEPRSFPIGREIKGPPEMFTPDFYLPSFDLYVELTTMKQSLVTQKNRKLRRLKDLYPEIKISLLYKNDYERLLAKYGIGPLAETRAHGVSRILYSAPDIEIRVKELAGLISADYHDRRPVLLGVQRGFLCFMADLIRQITVPMDLDFIAINYYGGTKEAGVRVTKDADLNLTGRHILLVEDIVDTGITLNYVLEYLKSKKPRSLAVCALLDRRARRLMNIELNYVGFEVPDEFVIGYGLDYHEEYRNLPFIAVPKISGPEKAGS; this is encoded by the coding sequence ATGCCGGAAATCAAGAAACAGGACTACTGCAAGGCGCTGCGGCAAGCAATTACCGCAGCTTCTTCCAGCAATTCACTGAAGAATAAACTGACTGCCCTGACTAGAATCACCTCGCGCTGTTTCGGGGCGGGTAGCGCCGTTGCCCTGCTGGATGCCACCGGCAGCCGTCTGATACATACGGCCCACTCACGGCTGCCGCCTTTTTATATCCAGAAGGGATTAATTGATGCTAGAAAAAGCTTGAATGAGACTGCTTTAGAAGAGATTGTCCATATCAAGGATGCAAAGTCGGACTCCAGGGTAGAATATCCTGAACCGGCCGCCAAGGCAGGGATCGTTGCTATTGTTGGCGTACCAGTCTTCACTCTGGGGCGTTGCACCGGCACGCTGAGGGTATACTTCCAGGATACCGCCTCGTTAACGACCCAGGATATGAGTTTTCTCAAAGCTATTGCCCAGCTGGCCGGGATGACCCTCGCCCACCAACCTGAAGAACGGACTGGCCAAACGAAAGACGCTTCGGTGGTGACCAAACCCTCTGAACTGGTGAACTTCGCCCATCCCAGCGAAGCTGAGTTTGCACACATCCTTGATTTCTATGGCGTTCCATGGTTTTATGAACCGCGTTCTTTCCCAATCGGAAGAGAAATCAAAGGACCTCCGGAGATGTTTACACCGGACTTCTATTTACCGAGTTTTGATCTGTATGTTGAGCTAACCACGATGAAGCAGTCGCTGGTAACTCAAAAAAACCGGAAACTGCGGCGGCTCAAGGACCTGTACCCGGAAATTAAAATCAGCCTTCTTTACAAAAATGACTACGAACGCTTACTGGCCAAATACGGCATCGGACCGCTGGCTGAAACCCGCGCCCACGGGGTCAGCCGCATCCTGTATTCTGCGCCGGATATCGAAATCCGGGTAAAAGAACTTGCCGGGCTTATTTCGGCTGACTACCATGACCGGCGGCCGGTACTGCTGGGCGTTCAGCGGGGATTTCTTTGCTTCATGGCCGATCTAATCCGGCAAATAACGGTGCCGATGGACCTGGACTTCATCGCCATCAACTATTACGGCGGCACCAAGGAGGCGGGTGTGCGGGTGACCAAAGATGCCGACCTGAATCTGACCGGCCGTCACATCCTGCTGGTCGAAGATATCGTGGATACCGGCATCACCCTGAACTATGTTCTGGAATATCTGAAATCCAAAAAGCCCCGGAGCCTGGCTGTCTGCGCGCTCCTCGACCGCAGGGCCAGGCGGCTCATGAACATAGAGTTAAATTATGTCGGTTTTGAAGTCCCTGATGAATTTGTCATCGGCTACGGTCTCGATTATCACGAGGAATACCGCAACCTGCCGTTTATCGCTGTGCCGAAAATAAGCGGTCCGGAAAAAGCGGGATCATGA
- a CDS encoding ABC transporter permease: MKFNRVGILVKNEVLHGPKDVMLVIAVVFPILAALFINLAFGNIFTDKAKLGIYDQGTSRVVPILESSDTIIYKSFNSELALRAAAADGAIDMGIVLPGDFDIVLGTGTVSLKAFIWGESQAKNRALIPIALADAVRAAAGSELPVTIDTVALGDEASLPWSDRLLPLIVLMGVFYSGLMIPSSALINEKQHRTLEALYVTPATLGDIFLSKGIIAVALATVMGVLTLVLSGSFSGPAPLIVLVLFLGAMMATEIGLLAGAWVGDMNSLFAVLKAGGILLFGPAIVFMFPQIPSWVGYVFPTYYVIRPVVDLAVNGASVGDVAVFIGVLSAIVVLGGLAVASVVRRLSTQALRLNA, translated from the coding sequence GTGAAATTTAACCGGGTGGGCATACTGGTCAAAAACGAAGTCCTGCACGGACCTAAGGACGTCATGCTGGTAATCGCGGTGGTCTTTCCCATCCTGGCTGCCCTTTTTATCAACCTTGCCTTCGGCAACATTTTCACCGATAAAGCCAAACTCGGCATTTACGACCAGGGCACCTCCCGGGTGGTGCCTATCCTCGAATCATCGGACACCATAATCTACAAATCGTTCAATAGCGAACTGGCCCTGCGCGCCGCTGCCGCCGACGGGGCAATCGATATGGGAATTGTCCTGCCGGGTGATTTCGACATTGTCCTCGGCACGGGAACCGTCAGCTTGAAGGCTTTCATCTGGGGCGAAAGCCAGGCCAAGAACCGGGCGCTCATTCCGATTGCGCTGGCCGACGCGGTGCGCGCCGCCGCAGGTTCGGAATTGCCGGTAACCATTGACACCGTCGCCCTCGGCGACGAGGCTTCATTGCCATGGAGCGACCGGTTACTGCCGCTCATCGTCCTGATGGGCGTCTTTTACTCCGGCCTGATGATACCGTCATCAGCCCTTATCAATGAAAAACAGCACCGGACGCTGGAAGCCCTGTATGTTACTCCGGCGACACTGGGCGATATCTTCCTGTCCAAAGGGATCATCGCTGTCGCCCTGGCGACCGTCATGGGCGTACTGACCCTGGTCCTGTCAGGTTCATTCAGCGGCCCGGCACCTCTCATCGTCCTGGTTCTTTTCCTGGGAGCGATGATGGCCACCGAGATCGGCCTTCTTGCCGGCGCCTGGGTCGGCGATATGAACAGCCTATTCGCCGTCTTGAAGGCGGGCGGCATCCTGCTCTTCGGCCCGGCCATCGTTTTTATGTTCCCGCAAATCCCGTCATGGGTGGGTTATGTTTTCCCGACCTATTACGTGATCCGTCCGGTGGTCGATCTGGCGGTTAACGGCGCGTCAGTTGGCGATGTGGCCGTGTTTATCGGCGTATTGAGCGCGATCGTGGTTCTGGGAGGCTTGGCGGTCGCCTCCGTAGTGCGGCGGCTGTCCACCCAGGCGCTCCGGCTCAATGCCTAA
- a CDS encoding ABC transporter permease, which translates to MSPRTIKALLKKDIALFTGNRFYLLITVIGLIFYIAIYLILPSKVDEKLSLGMYAPVVPPAFEQLTAQGAEIDFFETEEALKQVVLDGDHQVGVSLPADIMDIWNAGGKPDITVYYSATAPPEIAEAIVTLIKELSYIQTGQALQFDTTEEILGPDLLGAQIALRDRMRPMLAVLILLTEVMTLAALIAVEIEQGTARALLVTPMRTSDLFAAKGILGVGLALGQAVIFMGLVGGFSHQPILILTTLILASIFVVGAGFLLASLARDTNAVTGWGIMVLILLAVPGFGAVVPGLLADWAKAIPSYYLIDTVNRVVNYGAGWGDVSGNLLVMSGITAVLLGAGLAVLRRRFQ; encoded by the coding sequence ATGAGCCCCCGGACTATCAAGGCGTTATTGAAGAAGGATATCGCCCTGTTCACCGGCAACCGTTTCTACCTGCTTATAACCGTTATAGGCCTGATCTTTTATATCGCCATTTATCTGATCTTGCCCTCGAAGGTAGATGAAAAACTGTCACTGGGAATGTACGCCCCGGTCGTGCCGCCCGCCTTTGAACAACTTACCGCCCAAGGCGCCGAAATTGATTTCTTCGAAACAGAGGAGGCACTCAAACAAGTCGTTCTTGACGGGGACCACCAGGTGGGCGTGTCACTTCCAGCCGACATAATGGATATCTGGAATGCCGGCGGCAAACCCGACATCACCGTTTACTACTCCGCCACAGCTCCCCCGGAGATAGCCGAGGCCATCGTCACGTTAATCAAGGAACTTTCCTACATCCAGACCGGCCAGGCACTGCAATTCGATACCACCGAAGAGATTCTGGGCCCGGATCTGCTCGGCGCCCAGATAGCGCTGCGGGACCGCATGCGCCCGATGCTGGCGGTATTGATATTGCTTACCGAGGTGATGACGCTGGCTGCTTTGATCGCCGTGGAGATAGAGCAGGGCACCGCTCGGGCGCTCCTGGTCACGCCGATGCGTACCTCGGACCTTTTCGCCGCCAAGGGCATTTTAGGTGTCGGTCTGGCTCTGGGGCAGGCGGTCATTTTCATGGGCCTGGTCGGCGGTTTCAGCCATCAGCCAATCCTCATACTCACCACGCTGATACTCGCCAGCATCTTCGTGGTCGGCGCCGGCTTCCTGCTGGCTTCGCTGGCGCGGGATACCAACGCCGTCACCGGTTGGGGCATCATGGTCCTGATCCTGCTGGCGGTGCCGGGCTTCGGCGCCGTCGTGCCGGGACTCCTGGCTGATTGGGCGAAGGCTATCCCCTCCTATTATCTCATCGACACGGTCAACCGGGTGGTCAACTACGGCGCTGGTTGGGGGGACGTAAGCGGCAACCTCCTGGTCATGAGCGGGATTACCGCCGTCCTACTTGGCGCCGGACTTGCGGTGTTGAGGAGGCGATTCCAGTGA
- a CDS encoding ABC transporter ATP-binding protein gives MSVTARSIVVENLTYSYGDLIAVDHVNFTVGKGEILGFLGPNGAGKTTTQKMLTGQLLPKEGRASLLGFDVAAQTLEVQSRIGVCFEQTNLYEQMTAIDNLRLFADLFGVPDFDGYALLKRVGLPGREKDKVSSYSKGMKQRLMVARSMVNRPEILFMDEPTSGLDPVSSEAIRQIILEERDRGATVFLTTHDMWEADKLCDRVAFMDSGKIAALDTPRNLKQKYGKRSLVAEIAAAGGRLDKREITLDAEGTAEEVRDLFAGGKVVTIHSEEATLEDIFIKVTGRRLTV, from the coding sequence ATGAGCGTCACCGCCAGGTCCATTGTCGTTGAAAACCTGACCTACAGTTACGGCGATCTGATTGCCGTAGATCACGTGAACTTCACGGTCGGCAAGGGTGAGATCCTGGGATTTCTGGGTCCGAACGGCGCCGGCAAGACTACCACCCAGAAGATGCTCACCGGCCAGCTTCTGCCAAAAGAGGGCCGCGCCAGCCTGCTCGGTTTCGACGTGGCTGCGCAGACGTTGGAAGTACAGTCCCGGATCGGGGTATGTTTTGAGCAGACCAATCTTTACGAGCAGATGACCGCCATCGATAACTTGAGGCTGTTCGCCGATCTTTTCGGCGTACCGGACTTTGACGGATATGCCCTGTTAAAGCGTGTCGGGCTGCCCGGCCGGGAGAAAGATAAGGTCTCCAGCTACTCCAAAGGCATGAAACAGCGCCTGATGGTAGCCAGAAGTATGGTTAACCGGCCGGAAATCCTTTTTATGGACGAACCGACCAGCGGGTTGGACCCGGTGTCCTCCGAAGCCATCCGCCAAATAATCCTGGAAGAGCGGGACCGGGGCGCCACCGTGTTTTTAACGACCCATGACATGTGGGAAGCGGACAAGCTGTGCGACCGCGTCGCTTTCATGGACAGCGGCAAGATCGCCGCCCTCGATACGCCCCGCAACCTAAAACAAAAGTACGGTAAGCGCTCGCTGGTGGCCGAAATCGCCGCCGCCGGCGGGCGCCTCGATAAACGGGAGATCACCCTGGACGCGGAAGGCACCGCCGAGGAGGTACGGGATCTTTTCGCCGGAGGCAAAGTAGTCACCATCCACTCCGAAGAAGCTACCCTGGAGGACATCTTCATCAAGGTCACGGGGCGGAGGCTGACCGTATGA
- a CDS encoding TetR/AcrR family transcriptional regulator, with amino-acid sequence MNKTGRKLSAAGRRPKRELIIETTVELFRRAHDVRKVSIGDIAQAASVSPTTVYNQFGSREALIGEAARSLILDTVAFAQGVLKSDLPFALKLTGLISGKIRRASQAPDEVVAKIISQDRDIAPFIEELFRREVKPLWVELLEEGKRQGYIDASVDPDAFTVYLDVLRAGYAALPELARDWKSNMELIEQLTRLTFYGFLTKEIDLFGKKESA; translated from the coding sequence GTGAACAAGACCGGAAGAAAATTGAGCGCAGCCGGCCGCCGGCCCAAGCGGGAGCTTATCATCGAGACCACGGTCGAGCTTTTCCGCCGGGCTCACGATGTACGCAAAGTATCCATCGGTGATATCGCCCAGGCCGCCAGCGTTTCACCGACAACGGTCTACAACCAGTTCGGCAGCCGTGAGGCGCTGATAGGCGAAGCCGCCAGAAGTCTTATCCTGGACACTGTCGCCTTTGCCCAGGGCGTCCTTAAGTCGGACCTGCCTTTCGCCCTGAAGTTGACCGGGCTGATCTCGGGTAAAATCCGCCGGGCTTCTCAAGCCCCGGACGAAGTGGTTGCCAAGATCATCAGCCAGGACAGGGACATTGCCCCGTTTATTGAGGAATTGTTCCGGCGGGAGGTAAAACCGCTCTGGGTCGAACTGCTGGAAGAGGGGAAACGCCAGGGATACATAGATGCCTCGGTTGATCCTGATGCCTTCACGGTTTATCTGGATGTGCTCCGGGCGGGCTACGCCGCGCTTCCCGAACTGGCCCGCGACTGGAAATCCAATATGGAATTAATCGAGCAGCTGACCCGCCTGACTTTTTACGGTTTTCTGACAAAAGAAATCGATCTTTTCGGGAAAAAGGAGAGCGCATGA
- a CDS encoding ABC transporter permease subunit, translating to MNIFKREFSSNLKSLVIWCVSYLAMMALASSEFAVYNGQADEVNAFLNSLPEALKQAFSLDTVRLDIPEGYFSYIGGFLVLASVIFAGLAGAQILSKEINKKTSETTFALPVTRQRIVSMKLAAAALNCVILTAVTFAGSLGAFARFGIGADFITGVGKFMLVILALQMLFLLFGFFVSSLSRRHKRTGMIVAAVIIGVYLLSFFSKLNEDVEFLKYFSPFEYFPAAAVVQGTDLEVFGFIAVPLLAIGFFGGAYRLVAVKDL from the coding sequence ATGAACATCTTCAAACGGGAATTCAGCTCGAATTTAAAATCCTTGGTCATCTGGTGCGTCAGCTATCTGGCAATGATGGCGCTGGCGTCCTCCGAATTCGCGGTTTATAACGGTCAGGCAGACGAAGTCAACGCCTTCTTGAATTCATTGCCGGAGGCTTTGAAACAGGCTTTTTCCCTCGATACAGTGCGCCTGGACATCCCTGAGGGTTACTTCAGCTATATCGGCGGCTTCTTGGTGCTGGCTTCCGTTATTTTTGCCGGCCTGGCTGGAGCTCAGATATTATCTAAAGAGATCAATAAGAAAACCTCAGAAACCACCTTTGCCCTGCCGGTAACCCGGCAGAGGATTGTCTCCATGAAGCTGGCCGCGGCCGCCCTTAATTGCGTCATCCTGACGGCGGTGACTTTTGCCGGTTCCCTGGGTGCCTTCGCCCGCTTCGGTATAGGGGCGGACTTCATCACCGGGGTTGGAAAATTCATGCTGGTCATCCTGGCGCTTCAGATGCTGTTTCTACTTTTTGGCTTTTTTGTCTCGTCATTATCCAGGCGACACAAGCGGACCGGGATGATCGTTGCCGCGGTCATTATCGGAGTTTATTTGCTGTCTTTCTTCTCCAAGCTGAATGAGGATGTCGAGTTCTTAAAGTATTTTTCTCCGTTTGAGTATTTCCCCGCCGCCGCGGTGGTCCAGGGTACAGATCTCGAAGTCTTCGGCTTTATCGCCGTGCCGCTGCTTGCCATCGGCTTCTTCGGCGGAGCCTACCGGCTGGTAGCGGTGAAAGATCTTTAA
- a CDS encoding ABC transporter permease subunit, with translation MNIFRYEFRKRLVSTLIWVVSLGVYVYFTFAFFESFSGTGMLDLLDSFPDALKKAFGLDQDLTTILGYFAFVGIYLFLAGAIFSSHLAFNAVSVEERDLTADFLIAKPVTRNRIVTAKILAGLGHLLIFNASMGLVSFLGMESFKGGQEYSMTTFLLIIAGLFIFQVLFFSFSFLLSVTLKRMDSPLPFSLGLSIGLFILYSFDSLLRDTPLKYLVPYDYFDLGYIIENGAFKASGLALSLGVIAVSLIAGYALYNRRNIATAM, from the coding sequence ATGAACATTTTCCGCTACGAGTTCCGTAAAAGGCTGGTTTCGACCCTCATCTGGGTGGTCTCGCTGGGCGTTTATGTCTACTTCACCTTTGCCTTCTTCGAATCGTTCTCGGGGACTGGAATGCTGGACCTCCTCGACAGCTTCCCCGACGCCCTGAAAAAAGCCTTCGGCTTGGACCAGGACCTGACAACCATCTTGGGTTATTTTGCCTTTGTCGGCATTTACCTCTTCCTGGCCGGAGCCATTTTCTCATCACACCTGGCCTTTAATGCCGTATCGGTCGAAGAAAGAGACCTCACGGCTGATTTTTTAATCGCCAAACCGGTGACCCGGAACCGCATTGTGACCGCCAAAATCCTGGCCGGGCTCGGCCACCTCCTCATTTTCAATGCTTCTATGGGATTGGTCTCGTTCCTGGGAATGGAGTCCTTCAAAGGCGGCCAAGAGTACTCGATGACGACGTTCCTCCTCATCATCGCCGGCCTGTTTATTTTCCAGGTCTTGTTTTTTAGCTTCAGTTTCCTGCTCTCGGTAACGCTTAAACGGATGGACTCGCCGCTGCCATTTTCATTGGGGCTGTCCATCGGCCTCTTCATCTTGTATTCATTTGACAGTCTATTACGAGACACGCCCCTCAAATACCTGGTGCCTTACGATTATTTTGATCTGGGTTACATCATCGAGAACGGCGCCTTCAAAGCTTCGGGGCTGGCTTTGAGCCTGGGCGTCATCGCCGTAAGTCTCATCGCCGGATACGCTCTTTACAACCGGCGGAACATCGCCACCGCAATGTGA